From a region of the Trichocoleus sp. genome:
- a CDS encoding aspartate aminotransferase family protein yields MSPETLVPTQAIPATTTPAAFDRYVMSTYARFPLTLERGAGCHVWDAEGREYLDFVAGIATCTLGHAHPVMADAVTQQIQKLHHVSNLYYIPEQGELAKWLVDHSCADRVFFCNSGAEANEGAIKLARKYAHTVLNIQNPIVITAHASFHGRTLATITATGQPKYQKNFDPLMPGFYYVPYNDITALEEAIALLDGNERQVAAIMMEALQGEGGVRPGEQAYFQRIREICNEKGILLILDEVQVGMGRTGHYWGYENLGIEPDIFTSAKGLGGGIPIGAMLCKSFCDIFQPGDHASTFGGNPFACGVALAVCQTVDQENLLANVQERGEQLRAGLRSIAQKYPNLVAEVRGWGLITGMVIHSEATLTASDIVKAAIAEGLLLVPAGPKVVRFVPPLIVSQAEIEQALDALTKAITTIA; encoded by the coding sequence GTGAGTCCAGAAACCCTCGTCCCCACCCAAGCCATCCCTGCTACCACAACCCCGGCAGCATTCGATCGCTACGTCATGAGCACCTATGCCCGGTTCCCGCTAACTTTGGAGCGAGGCGCAGGCTGTCACGTTTGGGATGCAGAAGGACGCGAATATCTGGACTTTGTCGCCGGAATTGCCACCTGCACCCTCGGACATGCTCATCCGGTAATGGCAGATGCGGTGACTCAGCAAATTCAAAAACTGCATCATGTCTCCAATCTCTACTACATCCCAGAGCAAGGCGAACTGGCAAAGTGGCTCGTTGACCATTCTTGCGCCGATCGCGTCTTTTTCTGTAACTCTGGAGCAGAGGCAAACGAAGGAGCCATTAAGCTGGCACGAAAATATGCCCATACTGTTCTAAATATTCAAAACCCGATCGTGATTACGGCTCACGCAAGCTTTCATGGTCGGACGCTGGCAACTATCACTGCAACCGGACAGCCCAAATATCAAAAAAACTTTGACCCCCTGATGCCAGGGTTCTACTACGTCCCCTACAACGACATCACAGCCCTAGAAGAAGCGATCGCCCTGCTCGATGGCAATGAGCGCCAGGTTGCAGCCATCATGATGGAGGCTCTGCAAGGAGAAGGAGGGGTTCGTCCGGGTGAGCAAGCTTATTTCCAGCGAATTCGCGAAATCTGCAATGAGAAGGGCATTTTGCTGATTCTTGATGAAGTGCAAGTTGGCATGGGGCGCACCGGGCATTACTGGGGCTATGAGAATCTTGGGATTGAACCGGATATCTTCACCTCAGCCAAGGGGTTAGGAGGCGGTATCCCGATCGGGGCGATGCTCTGCAAATCCTTCTGTGATATCTTCCAGCCTGGCGATCATGCCAGCACCTTCGGCGGCAATCCTTTTGCTTGTGGCGTGGCTCTTGCGGTCTGTCAGACGGTAGACCAGGAAAACCTGCTGGCAAATGTTCAGGAACGAGGCGAACAACTCCGAGCTGGGCTACGCTCGATCGCTCAAAAGTACCCCAATCTTGTTGCTGAAGTCCGGGGCTGGGGCTTAATCACTGGCATGGTCATCCATTCTGAGGCAACCCTGACCGCTAGCGATATTGTTAAAGCTGCGATCGCGGAGGGCTTGCTCCTGGTTCCTGCTGGACCTAAAGTCGTCCGCTTTGTCCCACCTCTAATTGTCTCGCAGGCAGAAATTGAGCAGGCACTCGATGCCCTCACCAAAGCAATCACAACGATCGCTTAG
- a CDS encoding alpha-ketoacid dehydrogenase subunit beta: MAETLLFNALREAIDEEMARDPSVFVLGEDVGHYGGSYKVTKDLYKKYGDLRVLDTPIAENSFTGMAVGAAMTGLRPIIEGMNMGFLLLAFNQIANNAGMLRYTSGGNYKIPMVIRGPGGVGRQLGAEHSQRLEAYFQGVPGLKLVACSTPYNAKGLLKAAIRDDNPVLFFEHVLLYNLKEDLPEEEYVLPLDKAEVVRRGKDVTILTYSRMRHHVMTAVKSLVQQGYDPEVIDLISLKPLDFETIGASVSKTHRVIIVEECMKSGGIGAELTASINDRLFDELDAPVLRLASQDIPTPYNGTLENLTIVQPHQVVEAVQKMAALRI, encoded by the coding sequence ATGGCAGAAACCCTTCTTTTTAACGCCCTCCGTGAAGCGATCGATGAAGAAATGGCGCGTGATCCATCTGTCTTTGTCCTGGGTGAAGATGTGGGGCACTACGGCGGCTCTTATAAAGTAACGAAAGACCTGTATAAAAAATACGGTGACCTACGGGTTCTTGACACCCCCATTGCCGAAAACAGCTTTACCGGAATGGCAGTCGGTGCAGCAATGACTGGACTCCGCCCGATTATTGAGGGCATGAACATGGGCTTCTTGCTCCTGGCATTCAACCAAATTGCCAACAACGCTGGAATGCTGCGCTATACCTCTGGCGGCAACTATAAAATCCCGATGGTGATTCGTGGTCCGGGAGGTGTGGGTCGGCAGCTAGGCGCAGAGCACTCACAGCGATTAGAGGCATATTTCCAGGGCGTTCCCGGTCTCAAATTAGTGGCTTGTTCCACACCCTACAACGCCAAGGGTCTGCTTAAGGCAGCAATTCGGGATGATAACCCGGTGCTGTTCTTTGAACATGTCTTGCTTTACAACCTGAAGGAAGATCTGCCCGAAGAGGAATATGTGTTGCCCTTAGATAAGGCTGAGGTGGTGCGTCGCGGTAAAGATGTAACAATTCTGACCTATTCGCGGATGCGTCACCATGTTATGACGGCTGTTAAGAGTCTGGTGCAGCAAGGCTATGACCCTGAAGTGATTGATCTGATCTCGCTCAAGCCGCTCGACTTTGAGACGATCGGGGCTTCAGTTAGCAAAACGCATCGCGTCATCATTGTGGAAGAGTGCATGAAATCAGGCGGGATTGGGGCAGAGCTCACCGCTTCCATTAACGATCGCCTCTTTGATGAATTAGACGCTCCCGTTCTGCGGCTTGCTTCCCAAGACATCCCAACGCCCTACAATGGCACACTGGAGAATTTAACGATCGTGCAGCCGCATCAAGTTGTAGAAGCGGTGCAAAAGATGGCTGCACTACGGATCTAG
- a CDS encoding NFACT RNA binding domain-containing protein — protein MQPVDFTTFKAICVELRAGWLPARLEQVYQRDRYTIALALRTLNQRGWLTLSWHPQAARMGMGESPPRTPDTFTFSQQLRHQLGNLALVEIEPIAPWERVADLRFARRPGEAALWHLYVEIQGNYSNVILANQDNIIVTAAHQVSSQQSSVRPIQTGQPYEVPPAPTSAVPTLEELQSRWQERISLIPGALRRNILSSYRGLGSAVVIAIAQAANLDPEQSTDTLSPEDWNRLFERWQAWQQILDRQTFQPGWLPKGYTVLGWGMIRPAASVQELIDRYYGDQLNEQEFTQLRHQIRQRLSNILKKLYQKAKDFRDRLQQSDLADDYREKADLLMAHLQEWTPGMKQITLSDFATNEPVTIPLDPEKNAVQNAQSLYKRHQKLKRSRNALEPLLAEVQAEIDYLEQVEVAIAQLEHYRTPDDLASLTEIRDELIQQNYLEDPDQRYRATPAQTTNFLRYRTPSGFEILIGRNNRQNDQLTFRQAGDYDLWFHTQEIPGSHVLLRLEPGAVAEEADLQFTANLAAYYSRARQSEQVPVIYTEPKQVFKPKGAKPGMAIYKQERVIWGQPQAGRSIVEQVEEV, from the coding sequence GTGCAACCTGTTGACTTTACTACTTTTAAGGCTATCTGTGTTGAACTCCGAGCCGGGTGGTTACCTGCCCGTTTGGAGCAGGTTTATCAGCGAGATCGCTATACCATCGCTCTTGCCCTAAGAACCTTGAATCAGCGGGGTTGGCTGACGCTATCTTGGCATCCACAAGCTGCTCGCATGGGAATGGGTGAATCACCGCCGCGCACTCCCGATACTTTCACTTTTAGTCAGCAGTTGCGCCATCAGTTAGGAAATTTGGCACTGGTAGAAATCGAGCCGATCGCCCCTTGGGAAAGAGTTGCTGACCTGAGATTTGCCCGTCGTCCGGGAGAAGCAGCCCTCTGGCATCTCTATGTTGAAATTCAAGGAAATTACAGCAACGTCATTCTGGCAAACCAGGACAATATCATTGTTACGGCAGCACATCAGGTAAGTTCCCAGCAGTCGAGCGTTCGCCCCATTCAGACCGGGCAACCCTACGAAGTTCCCCCTGCGCCAACCAGTGCTGTTCCGACCCTGGAAGAACTGCAGAGCCGCTGGCAGGAACGAATTAGCCTGATCCCTGGAGCTTTGCGCCGCAATATTCTTAGCAGCTATCGTGGGCTTGGCTCTGCTGTTGTCATTGCCATAGCACAGGCAGCAAACCTTGATCCTGAGCAATCCACGGATACGCTTAGCCCCGAAGATTGGAATCGCTTGTTTGAGCGCTGGCAAGCATGGCAGCAAATTCTCGATCGCCAAACGTTTCAGCCCGGATGGTTGCCCAAAGGCTATACGGTTCTGGGTTGGGGGATGATTCGTCCTGCTGCTTCAGTTCAAGAATTGATCGATCGCTACTATGGGGATCAGCTCAATGAGCAAGAGTTTACGCAACTACGGCATCAAATTCGCCAGCGGTTGAGCAACATTCTCAAGAAGCTATACCAAAAAGCGAAAGATTTCCGCGATCGGCTGCAACAATCCGACTTAGCAGATGACTATCGCGAGAAAGCGGATCTGCTCATGGCTCACCTGCAAGAATGGACACCCGGCATGAAACAGATTACACTATCTGACTTTGCCACCAATGAACCTGTCACCATTCCGCTCGATCCTGAAAAAAACGCAGTTCAAAATGCTCAGTCCCTCTATAAACGACACCAGAAACTAAAGCGATCGCGCAATGCCCTGGAGCCTCTACTCGCTGAAGTTCAGGCTGAAATTGATTATTTAGAGCAAGTCGAGGTGGCGATCGCCCAGCTTGAGCATTACCGCACCCCAGATGATCTGGCTTCCCTAACCGAGATTCGCGATGAACTGATTCAGCAAAACTATCTGGAAGACCCAGACCAGCGGTATCGCGCCACTCCTGCACAGACGACTAACTTCCTGCGCTATCGCACTCCGAGTGGTTTTGAAATCCTAATTGGACGCAACAACCGCCAAAACGATCAGCTAACGTTCCGCCAAGCAGGCGACTACGATCTCTGGTTTCACACCCAAGAGATTCCCGGCAGTCATGTTTTACTCCGGTTGGAACCGGGAGCCGTCGCGGAAGAAGCTGATTTACAGTTCACCGCCAATTTAGCCGCTTATTACAGTCGTGCTCGGCAGAGTGAGCAGGTTCCCGTCATCTACACCGAGCCGAAGCAAGTCTTCAAGCCTAAAGGGGCAAAGCCCGGTATGGCGATTTATAAGCAAGAGCGGGTGATTTGGGGACAGCCGCAGGCAGGACGATCGATCGTGGAGCAGGTGGAAGAGGTTTAG
- a CDS encoding calcium-binding protein, whose translation MSTPSASGRSLGIGLSGIADWSSAMPFLDAFKSARKWMPQSDSQWDTGEPLDLDAQGWVKSLPTAGDSANYNRVGTLLLWDVPYGSDRFVVTYDGKGTLSYDMDAQKIDTECTPGRDVIQTNSDNPGGIHLQITSTDPAHTGDYVRNIRVYREKDLPLVEMGMRFNPDFLERVKDFGSLRFMDWMQANNSPQKEWSDRPHVNDFSWAGQKGTPVEVMVELANETGTNPWFNIPHEASDDYIRNFATYVRDHLSPGLKAHVEFSNEVWNWQFTQAGYAEQQAKQRWGDKLEGWGGWMQWYGMRASQMADIWKSVYGDQSSQRLTTVIATQSGWKGLEDAILNTPSYVAEGHAPAYKSFDAYAVTGYFSGSLGQSQNADTVRSWLSDADGGFGKAFQQLRYGTLLPGSDSAQDTIDSFSYQADVAKRYGLKMVAYEGGQHIVGVNGVQDDPQLSNFFMELNRHPEMQGIYHDLLEGWKAAGGTQFNQYNDVGTPDKWGSWGALENVNQTSSPKYNALKDFLAENPVWWDAGTPNAHVGQYQRGTDGSDTLNGSNDDDIFLGGAGNDVLNGGLGADRLHGEAGDDQVDGGLGNDRLGGGNGNDTLLGNDGNDVLLGGAGNDTLNGGNGNDRYVFDSWTHFNSNDVGVDTIKFQPGDKIVLSQHTFSAGTNFAKVATEQDSTSSSAQVVYSQETGKLFYNANGAAQGWGAGGEFAVLPDKPALSDSDFILIKGQFDLNDDLINGLPKGSNVNRPPDVNTGSNPGNPGNPSNPGNPGNPGNPGNPGNPSNPGNPGNPTPDPAPASGNNPGTGNTGSIDQLLIGTTTDDLLQGGDGNDTLQGDAGNDTLLGLGGNDILTGGTGADRLTGGIGADRFVYEGLTQAAALSHSTGAGRDVITDFDPTQGDRIQLNYDSNPATLNRPNAFLNAGVKQGRTLNNAIQTAFADKNHVKAGKQALNANEAALLQWNNQSFIVINSGQKGFAPNQDAVINVTGVNLPIGDATTGVLNSSNYFA comes from the coding sequence ATGTCTACTCCTTCTGCTAGTGGACGGTCTTTGGGAATTGGATTGAGCGGTATTGCCGACTGGTCGAGCGCAATGCCATTCCTGGATGCCTTTAAGTCTGCACGAAAATGGATGCCTCAAAGCGATTCTCAATGGGATACTGGCGAACCATTGGACTTGGATGCACAGGGTTGGGTGAAGTCTTTACCAACTGCGGGTGACTCGGCTAACTACAATCGGGTTGGCACATTACTGCTATGGGATGTCCCTTATGGTTCCGATCGCTTTGTAGTCACCTATGACGGCAAAGGTACGTTGAGCTATGACATGGATGCCCAAAAGATTGATACAGAATGCACACCCGGACGGGATGTCATTCAAACCAACAGCGACAATCCAGGTGGCATTCATTTACAAATTACATCAACTGACCCGGCGCATACAGGAGATTACGTTCGCAACATTCGTGTTTATCGTGAAAAAGATTTGCCTTTGGTTGAGATGGGGATGCGCTTTAATCCTGACTTCTTAGAGCGAGTCAAGGATTTTGGTTCGCTGCGCTTCATGGATTGGATGCAAGCCAACAATTCACCGCAGAAAGAATGGAGCGATCGTCCCCATGTGAACGATTTCAGCTGGGCAGGGCAAAAAGGCACACCCGTTGAAGTGATGGTGGAATTAGCGAATGAAACGGGCACAAATCCCTGGTTCAACATTCCCCATGAGGCAAGCGATGACTATATTCGCAATTTTGCAACCTATGTGCGCGATCATCTCAGTCCTGGCTTGAAAGCCCACGTTGAATTCTCCAATGAAGTGTGGAACTGGCAATTCACTCAGGCGGGCTATGCAGAGCAGCAAGCCAAACAGCGATGGGGCGATAAGCTTGAGGGTTGGGGCGGCTGGATGCAGTGGTATGGGATGCGGGCTTCGCAGATGGCGGACATCTGGAAGTCGGTCTATGGTGACCAGAGCAGCCAACGATTGACGACCGTAATTGCGACTCAGAGCGGTTGGAAAGGCTTAGAAGATGCAATTCTCAATACGCCTTCCTATGTTGCAGAAGGTCATGCTCCGGCTTACAAATCGTTTGATGCTTATGCCGTGACAGGCTATTTTAGTGGATCGCTGGGGCAGTCTCAAAACGCGGATACGGTGCGCTCTTGGCTCTCTGATGCAGACGGCGGATTTGGTAAAGCCTTCCAGCAGCTCCGTTATGGCACATTATTACCAGGCAGCGACTCGGCTCAAGACACGATCGACAGCTTCAGCTATCAAGCCGATGTGGCAAAACGATATGGCTTGAAGATGGTGGCTTATGAAGGCGGGCAGCACATTGTCGGTGTGAATGGTGTACAGGATGATCCGCAGCTATCAAACTTCTTTATGGAGCTGAACCGTCATCCTGAAATGCAGGGGATTTATCATGACCTATTAGAAGGTTGGAAAGCAGCAGGCGGGACGCAGTTTAACCAATATAACGATGTGGGCACGCCGGACAAATGGGGGAGTTGGGGCGCGTTAGAAAACGTGAATCAAACGAGTTCGCCCAAGTACAATGCTCTCAAAGATTTTTTGGCAGAAAATCCAGTTTGGTGGGATGCAGGTACACCCAATGCTCATGTCGGGCAATATCAACGCGGCACAGATGGCAGTGATACGCTGAATGGCTCCAATGATGACGATATCTTCTTGGGCGGCGCAGGCAATGACGTTCTTAACGGTGGATTGGGAGCCGATCGACTGCATGGAGAAGCTGGAGATGATCAAGTTGACGGGGGTTTAGGCAACGATCGTCTGGGTGGCGGCAATGGCAATGATACGCTACTCGGCAATGACGGAAATGATGTGCTGCTGGGCGGTGCGGGAAATGACACACTCAATGGCGGCAATGGCAACGATCGCTATGTGTTTGATAGCTGGACGCATTTCAACTCGAATGACGTGGGTGTGGATACTATCAAATTTCAGCCAGGTGACAAAATTGTCCTCAGTCAACACACCTTCTCTGCCGGAACCAACTTTGCCAAGGTTGCAACCGAGCAAGATTCGACCAGCAGTAGCGCTCAGGTTGTGTATAGCCAGGAAACTGGCAAGCTGTTCTATAACGCGAATGGTGCAGCTCAAGGATGGGGCGCAGGTGGTGAGTTTGCTGTCCTCCCAGACAAGCCTGCTCTCAGCGACAGTGATTTCATTCTGATTAAAGGACAGTTTGATCTCAATGATGATCTGATCAATGGCTTGCCCAAGGGTTCTAACGTGAATCGTCCTCCTGACGTGAATACAGGCAGTAATCCTGGCAATCCTGGTAATCCTAGTAATCCTGGCAATCCTGGTAATCCTGGTAATCCTGGCAATCCTGGCAATCCTAGTAATCCTGGCAATCCTGGTAATCCAACTCCTGATCCGGCTCCAGCTTCAGGCAATAATCCAGGAACAGGCAACACTGGCTCGATCGATCAGCTTCTAATTGGCACGACTACCGATGATCTGCTGCAAGGGGGTGATGGCAACGATACGCTACAGGGTGATGCAGGCAACGATACGCTGCTCGGATTGGGTGGTAATGACATTCTTACGGGAGGTACAGGAGCCGATCGCCTGACAGGAGGGATAGGAGCCGATCGATTTGTGTATGAAGGCTTGACTCAAGCTGCTGCGCTGTCTCATTCAACGGGTGCAGGACGTGATGTTATTACTGATTTTGATCCAACTCAGGGCGATCGAATTCAGTTGAATTATGACAGTAACCCAGCAACGCTCAATCGACCAAATGCTTTTCTAAATGCAGGTGTGAAGCAGGGTCGCACCCTCAACAATGCGATTCAAACTGCCTTTGCAGATAAGAATCATGTCAAAGCAGGTAAGCAAGCATTGAACGCAAACGAAGCGGCTCTGTTGCAGTGGAATAATCAGTCTTTTATCGTCATCAACAGCGGTCAAAAAGGATTTGCTCCGAATCAAGATGCTGTAATTAACGTAACTGGTGTGAATTTGCCAATAGGGGATGCAACCACAGGTGTGTTGAATTCGTCAAACTACTTTGCTTAA
- a CDS encoding peptidoglycan recognition family protein — MRFNVQAAALRLVAIALASLMAVLIFSGIQVLARVKIVDWQSYRFILVNNSVPEIEEDEAGQNTPWSSWQLTPQTAIPVPSPVPVIPDRPAPASRLLPDPANSAAARVAAPGDMPPQQVAPAHPTNYGDRYRRDINGKPVHNAPIIVLHETVGSADSAIQVFQTPHLNENDQVSYHSLIRQNGTIIYVVAPEKRAFGAGNSVFNGASGAETVKTHRLYPPSVNNFAYHISLETPPDGQNNGTMHSGYTEAQYKSLAWLLARTPVPNDRITTHRQVDQSGSRLDPRSFDRAKLMKLLQQYPRLTAPNEENPQPPTETKQTKAKQKK; from the coding sequence ATGAGGTTCAACGTTCAAGCAGCTGCGTTACGGTTAGTGGCGATCGCTTTAGCGTCACTGATGGCAGTGCTGATCTTTAGCGGTATTCAAGTGCTTGCCAGAGTCAAAATCGTGGATTGGCAGTCATATCGCTTCATTTTAGTCAATAATTCGGTTCCTGAGATTGAAGAAGACGAGGCAGGTCAAAACACCCCCTGGTCAAGCTGGCAACTCACCCCACAAACTGCAATCCCTGTCCCATCTCCTGTTCCCGTCATCCCCGATCGCCCTGCTCCTGCTTCCCGTCTGCTGCCCGACCCAGCAAATTCGGCTGCGGCTCGTGTTGCTGCCCCTGGCGACATGCCGCCTCAACAGGTTGCTCCTGCCCATCCAACGAACTATGGCGATCGCTATCGTCGTGATATCAATGGCAAACCTGTTCACAACGCGCCGATTATTGTGCTGCATGAAACAGTGGGCTCTGCGGACAGTGCGATCCAGGTATTTCAAACACCCCACCTCAATGAAAATGACCAGGTGAGCTATCACAGTCTGATTCGCCAGAACGGAACGATCATTTATGTGGTTGCTCCTGAAAAACGTGCCTTTGGTGCAGGCAACTCTGTATTTAATGGGGCAAGTGGGGCAGAAACGGTGAAGACGCATCGCCTCTATCCGCCTTCGGTCAATAATTTTGCCTATCACATCTCTCTGGAAACGCCGCCCGATGGTCAGAACAATGGCACGATGCACAGCGGCTATACCGAGGCCCAGTACAAATCGCTTGCCTGGTTATTAGCTCGAACGCCTGTCCCTAATGACCGCATTACGACCCACCGTCAGGTTGACCAATCGGGTTCTCGGCTTGATCCCCGCAGCTTCGATCGCGCTAAGTTGATGAAGCTGCTGCAGCAGTATCCCCGCTTAACTGCCCCTAATGAGGAGAATCCACAGCCTCCTACGGAAACCAAACAAACGAAAGCGAAACAGAAAAAATAG
- a CDS encoding helix-turn-helix transcriptional regulator — translation MYTQKRQSVNSNLLPQRHNAPASTPPVHYPEDTIILRGILESLDGILIVTDKGDILHSNRRADRLCRQLMPESTQPSVLPRQIWRSCQALIKNQDVPLEQQVVLDEEIRMNESIVIRVRIRWIDLNNGDRPCLLLMMEDKYESARYRAIAESWKYGLTDRETEVWQLKRIGCTYKQIAAQLHIAEDTVKKHIKNIYARRDAKECLSN, via the coding sequence ATGTACACTCAAAAACGCCAATCTGTTAATTCAAATTTGCTACCACAACGTCACAATGCTCCTGCATCAACTCCCCCAGTTCATTACCCAGAAGATACCATCATCCTGCGAGGCATCCTTGAATCTTTGGATGGTATTCTCATTGTTACGGACAAAGGGGATATTTTGCATTCCAATCGCCGTGCCGATCGGTTGTGTCGGCAACTGATGCCCGAATCGACTCAGCCAAGTGTTCTACCCCGTCAAATTTGGCGTAGCTGCCAGGCACTGATCAAAAATCAGGATGTACCCCTGGAACAGCAGGTCGTTCTGGATGAAGAAATTCGCATGAATGAATCGATTGTGATTCGAGTGCGGATCCGCTGGATTGATTTAAACAACGGCGATCGCCCCTGTTTGCTGCTGATGATGGAAGATAAATACGAGTCTGCCCGTTATCGAGCGATCGCTGAATCCTGGAAATATGGGCTAACCGATCGAGAAACGGAAGTGTGGCAGCTAAAACGAATTGGCTGTACTTACAAACAAATTGCAGCGCAGTTGCATATTGCTGAAGATACAGTGAAAAAGCATATCAAAAATATTTATGCTCGCCGGGATGCGAAGGAGTGTCTCAGTAATTAG
- a CDS encoding DUF370 domain-containing protein, whose amino-acid sequence MDIRLINIGFGNIVSANRVIAIVSPESAPIKRIIGDAREGGKLVDATYGRRTRAVIIMDDGHVVLSAIQPETVANRFVITKEGQIEA is encoded by the coding sequence ATGGATATTCGGCTCATTAATATTGGATTCGGCAATATCGTCTCTGCAAATCGTGTTATCGCGATCGTTAGCCCAGAATCCGCTCCAATCAAACGCATTATCGGTGATGCTCGTGAGGGTGGCAAGTTGGTTGATGCAACCTACGGTCGTCGGACTCGCGCCGTGATCATCATGGATGATGGTCATGTCGTCCTGTCTGCAATTCAGCCAGAAACCGTTGCCAATCGCTTTGTGATCACAAAAGAGGGGCAGATTGAGGCATAA
- the gmk gene encoding guanylate kinase yields the protein MAIGRLIVLTGPSGVGKGTLLKELLKRHPDLYLSVSVTTRSPRPGEVNGQHYYFASRTEFERMVAQGELIEWAEFAGNYYGTPRRPVEEKVAQGKWVVLEIELEGARQVRQTFPEALRIFILPPSMNELEFRLRHRGQDSEEAIVRRLARAQAEVDAASEFDMQVINDDLGKALERIETALFAPAGV from the coding sequence ATGGCAATCGGCAGACTCATTGTATTGACTGGACCCAGTGGTGTTGGCAAAGGCACGCTGCTAAAGGAACTCTTGAAGCGTCACCCTGATCTCTACTTGTCTGTCTCCGTCACGACGCGCTCACCCCGCCCTGGAGAGGTTAACGGACAACACTATTACTTTGCCAGTCGCACTGAATTTGAGCGGATGGTGGCTCAAGGTGAGCTGATTGAATGGGCAGAGTTTGCAGGCAATTACTACGGTACGCCTCGTCGCCCTGTTGAAGAAAAAGTTGCTCAGGGGAAATGGGTTGTGCTGGAGATCGAGCTAGAGGGAGCAAGACAGGTGCGTCAAACGTTCCCAGAAGCGCTCCGGATTTTTATTCTGCCGCCTTCGATGAATGAACTAGAGTTTCGCTTACGCCATCGCGGTCAGGATTCAGAGGAAGCAATTGTGCGCCGTTTAGCTCGCGCTCAAGCAGAAGTAGATGCCGCAAGCGAGTTTGATATGCAGGTTATCAATGATGATCTGGGTAAGGCATTAGAGCGAATTGAAACTGCTTTATTTGCGCCTGCCGGAGTCTAA
- a CDS encoding TIGR04283 family arsenosugar biosynthesis glycosyltransferase, translating into MQVSIIIPTLNEAAVLERTLRQLQVLYPPACEILVVDGGSKDQTIEIATAAGVTVIPATEARRSVQMNQGAALATGEVLCFLHADTLVPDDLVTVISHTLSDPKIAAGGLIALMTGTQKTRWGTSLHNYLKTYYAPLLFRPYLFYRGLRLLFGDQVMFCRSHLFRDCGGFDPRLPIMEEADLCLKLVRFGRIRLVNRVVLSSDRRVVKWGALKANLIYLYVGFLWGVGVPAAYLKRFYEDVR; encoded by the coding sequence ATGCAAGTTTCAATCATTATCCCAACGCTCAATGAAGCTGCTGTTTTGGAACGCACACTGCGACAGTTGCAAGTGCTTTATCCTCCTGCCTGCGAGATTCTCGTTGTAGATGGGGGGAGTAAAGACCAGACAATCGAGATCGCGACAGCAGCAGGTGTAACGGTGATTCCTGCAACTGAGGCGAGGCGATCGGTTCAGATGAATCAGGGAGCAGCTTTAGCAACCGGGGAAGTCCTGTGTTTCCTCCATGCTGATACTCTGGTTCCCGATGATTTAGTGACGGTGATCAGCCATACGCTCTCTGATCCAAAAATTGCCGCAGGTGGATTGATTGCCCTCATGACCGGAACACAAAAAACCCGGTGGGGAACTTCGCTGCACAACTATCTCAAAACCTACTATGCGCCGCTGCTGTTTCGTCCATATCTCTTCTACCGAGGGCTGCGGCTGTTGTTTGGTGATCAGGTCATGTTTTGTCGATCGCATCTGTTTCGTGACTGTGGCGGGTTTGACCCGAGGTTGCCCATCATGGAAGAAGCCGATCTTTGTCTAAAACTGGTGCGGTTTGGGCGCATTCGCCTGGTGAATCGGGTCGTGCTGTCGTCCGATCGAAGAGTTGTAAAATGGGGCGCATTGAAGGCAAACCTGATTTATCTTTATGTGGGGTTTCTCTGGGGAGTCGGTGTCCCTGCGGCATATCTGAAGCGGTTTTATGAGGATGTCCGATAG